The Proteus terrae subsp. cibarius genome contains the following window.
TCCTTGTCACTGGGGCTTTGAGGGAGCAACTCGTAAAGGTTTCCTTGCCAATACATTAACGCCATCTGTGGGTGATGCGAACTCATTCACACCTGAATATAAGGCGTTTTTAGTCAATATCGAAAAGGCATAAGGGGAAACTAATGTCATTGCAATCTCAAGATATTATTCGTCGTTCTGCTACCAATTCTCTCACGCCTGCACCACAAGTACGTGACTTTAAAGAAGAAGTGGCAAAGCTTATCGATGTGACAACCTGTATTGGCTGTAAAGCCTGTCAGGTTGCCTGTTCTGAATGGAACGATATTCGCGATAAAGTCGGTCTTAATGTCGGTGTTTATGATAACCCGATGGATTTAACCGCTAAATCGTGGACCGTAATGCGATTTTCTGAAGTCGAAGAAAACGGCAAGCTGGAGTGGCTAATTCGTAAAGATGGCTGTATGCACTGCGCTGATCCGGGTTGCTTAAAAGCATGTCCCGCAGAAGGTGCCATCATTCAATACGCTAATGGTATTGTCGATTTTCAATCAGAACACTGTATTGGTTGCGGTTATTGTATTGCGGGTTGCCCTTTCGATGTCCCTCGTATTAATGAAGAAGATAACCGCGCTTATAAATGTACATTGTGTGTTGATCGTGTTGAAGTTGGTCAAGAGCCAGCTTGCGTAAAAACCTGTCCAACAGGTGCGATTCATTTTGGCTCTAAAGAAGCGATGACTCACCTTGCCAATGAGCGCGTTGCTGAACTTAATACCCGTGGTTATGACAAAGCCGGTTTATACGATCCTCAAGGGGTTGGCGGAACTCACGTTATGTATGTACTTCATCATGCAGATAGACCTAATTTGTATCATGGCTTACCCGAAAATCCAGAAATTAGCTCAACGGTTAAATTCTGGAAAGGTATTTGGAAACCATTAGCAGCAGTGGGTTTTGCAGCCACTTTTGCGGGTGCAATATTCCATTATTTAGGTATTGGCCCTAACCACACCACAGAAGAAGATGAAGAAGAGGCACAAAAAGAGATGGAAGCATCACAAAATTCAGTGAATAAAGAGGAGCAGAAATAATGAAGAAGAAAAGTGATAAAATCCTTCGTCATACTGCCTCAGAGCGTATTAATCACTGGGTTGTGGCGATTTTTTTTATTTTTACCACTTTTAGTGGATTGGGCTTTTTCTTCCCATCTCTAAACTGGTTTATGAATATTTTAGGCACACCACAGCTTTCGCGTTTACTGCATCCATTTACGGGTGTCGCGATGGTATTCTTCTTTATCTTTATGTTTTTTAGATACTTAAAGCATAACTTTGTTGATAAAGACGACTTAGTGTGGGCGAAGAATATCCATAAAGTGCTACAAAACGAAGAAGCTGGTGATATTGGGCATTATAACTTAGGTCAAAAAGGGATTTATTGGACATTAAGTCTTAGCCTTATCGTCCTTACCATCAGTGGTGTGATTATCTGGCGTCCTTATTTTGCGGATTATTTCTCAATCCCCATTATTCGCATTGCCTTACTGGCTCACTCACTGTCCGCTATTTTACTTATCATAACGGTGATAGTTCATGCTTACGCCGCGTTTTGGGTAAAAGGTTCGATTCGTAGCATGATTGAAGGCTGGGTAACTCGGGGTTGGGCGAAAAAGCACCATCCACGTTGGTATCGTGAGATTTTAGAAGAAGAGAAAAAAGAAGCAGAAAGTAAATTAAACCCAAAATAATAGACTACTTTTTTCTATAAAATAGATGTGAGAAAAAAATGGAGGCTTTATGGCCTCCATTTCTATTTTTAATCAACAATTAACTTAATGTGCCGCGGTTTTTGCTTGTTCCACTAAGTTTATTAAACGGCTTCTCATTGTGTGATAGTGTTGAGAAACTTGGCTTTCTGCCCATTTTTGATCCTCAATTTTAATCACTCTAGCTGCACAATATTTAGTTTCTGGCGTTTTAGACACAGGATCAAGATTATCTTGAGTTAGCTCATTACATGCCCCAATCCACCATT
Protein-coding sequences here:
- the fdxH gene encoding formate dehydrogenase subunit beta — its product is MSLQSQDIIRRSATNSLTPAPQVRDFKEEVAKLIDVTTCIGCKACQVACSEWNDIRDKVGLNVGVYDNPMDLTAKSWTVMRFSEVEENGKLEWLIRKDGCMHCADPGCLKACPAEGAIIQYANGIVDFQSEHCIGCGYCIAGCPFDVPRINEEDNRAYKCTLCVDRVEVGQEPACVKTCPTGAIHFGSKEAMTHLANERVAELNTRGYDKAGLYDPQGVGGTHVMYVLHHADRPNLYHGLPENPEISSTVKFWKGIWKPLAAVGFAATFAGAIFHYLGIGPNHTTEEDEEEAQKEMEASQNSVNKEEQK
- the fdoI gene encoding formate dehydrogenase cytochrome b556 subunit → MMKKKSDKILRHTASERINHWVVAIFFIFTTFSGLGFFFPSLNWFMNILGTPQLSRLLHPFTGVAMVFFFIFMFFRYLKHNFVDKDDLVWAKNIHKVLQNEEAGDIGHYNLGQKGIYWTLSLSLIVLTISGVIIWRPYFADYFSIPIIRIALLAHSLSAILLIITVIVHAYAAFWVKGSIRSMIEGWVTRGWAKKHHPRWYREILEEEKKEAESKLNPK